In one Corallococcus silvisoli genomic region, the following are encoded:
- a CDS encoding MarR family winged helix-turn-helix transcriptional regulator: MKLVPRYERLQQLSLRFPELDPSAIETCITMLHLSNELTGAYEAHFARHGLSHGRFVVLVQLLMAEDAGETLRPGELAELSRCTRATVTGLLDTLEKDGLVSRVDHPEDRRMYSVHLTARGREIIQGILPDHYRRIASLMAPLSHAERDTLRALLAKVSSGIPALRDP; this comes from the coding sequence GTGAAGCTCGTGCCCCGGTACGAGCGGCTGCAGCAGCTGTCCCTGCGCTTCCCGGAGCTGGACCCGAGCGCCATCGAGACGTGCATCACGATGCTGCACCTGTCCAACGAGCTGACCGGCGCCTACGAAGCCCACTTCGCGCGGCACGGGCTGTCGCACGGGCGCTTCGTGGTGCTCGTCCAGCTGCTCATGGCGGAGGACGCGGGAGAGACCCTGCGGCCCGGGGAGCTCGCCGAGCTGTCCCGGTGCACCCGCGCCACCGTGACGGGCCTCCTGGACACGCTGGAGAAGGACGGCCTCGTGTCCCGCGTGGACCACCCCGAGGACCGGCGCATGTACTCCGTGCACCTCACCGCGCGGGGCCGCGAAATCATCCAGGGCATCCTGCCCGACCATTACCGCCGCATCGCCTCGCTCATGGCGCCCTTGAGCCATGCCGAACGCGACACCCTGCGTGCCCTGTTGGCCAAGGTGTCCTCCGGCATCCCCGCCCTGCGGGACCCCTGA